One Cloacibacillus sp. genomic window carries:
- a CDS encoding ABC transporter ATP-binding protein: MLKLTDKNEWSSYLRVLRYCIPYKKRLIYAVICMALSAIAAITPPWLIKNVVDDVLIRKETYMLNLLCFSVVFLYILKVVFTYANLYLMTWVGQKVVIDIRLELYDRTQRLSLLTLYSRRSGEFLSRITNDVSTLQNILASVVVDFVVQGVTFIGIIGLLLFLNWRLTLATFMVIPIAVFAIDQASSKLRRVGTVIQERLAMVAAIAQEAVSSIKIVRSFATEEEEYERFKEESDLHFKAVMKGTQVRGALEGIVEVILIAALAAILWIGGRNVIGGKLTAGGLIAFLTYIGLLVQPVRVLSRVVSTIQQGAASADRVFEILDEANEVPLAEHPVVHSPMTGHVSFENVDFRYNDSKHVLNGISFEIKPGEKVAIVGPTGAGKSTIADLVMRFYDPQGGAVKVDGIDLRDLELKSYRRQIGVVPQDPVLMKGTLAYNIGYGCRSMMKASLERAAKMAGIYDFIMTLPRGFDTEVGERGVTLSGGQRQRVAIARAVVRDPRILIMDEATSSLDALVEQQVQEAMRNAMEGRTSIVIAHRLSTIRDADRILVLRDGKIAEAGTHDELVAAGGHYYRLFAASNGEHTEVG; the protein is encoded by the coding sequence ATGCTTAAACTTACCGATAAAAATGAATGGTCCTCTTACCTGAGGGTCCTGAGATACTGCATCCCCTATAAAAAACGGCTCATCTACGCCGTTATCTGTATGGCGCTGTCCGCGATCGCCGCAATCACCCCGCCGTGGCTCATAAAGAACGTCGTCGACGACGTGCTCATCCGCAAGGAGACCTATATGCTGAACCTTCTCTGTTTCAGCGTCGTCTTTCTATATATCCTCAAGGTCGTATTCACCTACGCGAACCTCTATCTCATGACCTGGGTGGGACAAAAGGTGGTCATCGATATCCGCCTCGAGCTCTATGACCGCACACAGAGACTCTCTTTGCTGACGCTCTACAGCAGGCGTTCCGGCGAATTCCTCTCGCGCATCACTAACGACGTGTCGACGCTGCAGAATATCCTTGCCTCGGTAGTTGTCGATTTTGTCGTACAGGGCGTCACCTTTATCGGAATTATCGGGCTGCTGCTCTTCCTTAACTGGCGGCTGACCCTTGCCACCTTCATGGTGATCCCCATAGCGGTCTTCGCCATCGACCAGGCCTCGTCGAAGCTGCGCAGGGTGGGCACGGTGATCCAGGAACGCCTCGCAATGGTCGCCGCGATCGCGCAGGAGGCGGTCTCGTCAATAAAGATTGTCCGCTCTTTCGCCACCGAGGAAGAGGAGTACGAGCGGTTTAAGGAGGAAAGTGACCTTCACTTTAAAGCGGTGATGAAGGGAACGCAGGTACGCGGCGCGCTGGAGGGCATCGTAGAGGTCATCCTTATCGCGGCGCTCGCCGCCATCCTCTGGATCGGCGGCCGCAACGTGATCGGCGGGAAGCTCACCGCCGGCGGTCTCATCGCCTTCCTCACCTACATCGGCCTGCTCGTGCAGCCGGTGCGCGTGCTCAGCCGCGTCGTCAGCACGATACAGCAGGGCGCCGCCTCCGCCGACCGCGTCTTTGAGATACTGGACGAGGCCAACGAGGTGCCGCTCGCCGAACACCCGGTCGTCCATTCGCCAATGACAGGGCATGTGAGCTTTGAAAATGTCGATTTCCGCTATAACGATTCGAAACATGTCCTCAACGGCATATCTTTTGAGATAAAACCGGGCGAGAAGGTCGCGATCGTCGGCCCTACCGGCGCCGGCAAATCGACGATCGCCGACCTCGTGATGCGCTTTTACGACCCGCAGGGCGGCGCCGTCAAGGTCGACGGGATCGACCTCCGCGACCTTGAATTAAAATCGTACCGCCGCCAGATAGGCGTCGTACCCCAGGACCCCGTACTTATGAAGGGCACTCTGGCCTACAATATCGGCTACGGCTGCCGCAGCATGATGAAGGCAAGCCTCGAACGGGCGGCGAAGATGGCCGGTATCTATGATTTCATCATGACGCTGCCGCGCGGCTTCGACACCGAGGTCGGCGAGCGCGGCGTGACGCTCTCAGGCGGGCAGCGCCAGCGCGTCGCCATCGCGCGCGCCGTAGTGCGCGACCCGCGGATATTGATAATGGACGAGGCAACCTCGTCGCTCGACGCGCTCGTCGAACAGCAGGTGCAGGAGGCGATGCGCAACGCGATGGAGGGACGTACCTCCATCGTCATCGCGCACCGGCTGTCGACGATACGCGACGCCGACCGCATTCTGGTACTGAGGGACGGTAAGATCGCCGAGGCGGGCACGCACGACGAACTTGTGGCCGCCGGCGGACACTATTACAGGTTATTCGCAGCGAGCAACGGAGAACATACGGAAGTGGGTTAA
- a CDS encoding lipid-A-disaccharide synthase encodes MSIFISSGEASGDHYTANLAKRLRACGYGGDIWGMGGVESREAGIRVEWPGERLQLFGLMEVLSTIPSIIALRGEMVRRILETAPEAVIVCDSPDYHMHLISKLRSRGYRGRIFYISPPSVWAWRSGRAEDLRRNVDECLPLFKFEHEYLLSRGCASHWRGHPLVEEFGRLAAEPSKLAGRFDRERMVAFLPGSRRSEITALLPMMRKVADMLAARGWQPVFSVAPGLNPAVRGDMIEEFTRDGVLFYDGPGHDLMAAARCAVGASGTITVESLLLGCYMVVTYKLNPISALVGRCVVKTPFYAMANILAGEEMFPELLQEKATVKNILEHTLAWLEDGGDFRENTKKTMKRTLLTLGEEGVYDFWSRRIMEAAANA; translated from the coding sequence TTGTCGATCTTTATAAGCTCCGGCGAAGCGTCGGGAGACCATTACACCGCGAATCTCGCTAAGAGGCTGCGTGCCTGCGGCTACGGCGGCGATATCTGGGGCATGGGAGGCGTCGAGTCCCGTGAAGCGGGGATACGCGTCGAATGGCCCGGCGAACGGCTGCAGCTCTTCGGCCTCATGGAGGTTTTATCCACAATCCCCTCAATCATCGCGCTGCGCGGCGAGATGGTGAGACGCATTCTCGAAACCGCGCCCGAGGCGGTCATCGTCTGTGACAGCCCCGATTATCACATGCATCTGATCTCCAAGCTGCGTTCGCGCGGCTATCGGGGACGTATTTTTTATATTTCGCCGCCCTCGGTCTGGGCCTGGCGCAGCGGACGCGCGGAAGACTTGCGCCGCAACGTGGACGAATGTCTGCCCCTCTTTAAATTCGAACACGAATATCTGCTCTCGCGCGGCTGCGCAAGCCACTGGCGCGGACACCCGCTTGTCGAAGAGTTCGGCAGGCTTGCCGCCGAGCCCTCCAAACTCGCGGGACGCTTTGACCGCGAACGAATGGTGGCTTTCCTCCCCGGAAGCAGAAGAAGCGAGATAACGGCGCTGCTCCCGATGATGCGCAAGGTGGCCGACATGCTCGCGGCAAGAGGCTGGCAGCCGGTATTCTCCGTCGCGCCGGGACTCAACCCCGCGGTGCGCGGCGACATGATCGAAGAATTCACGAGAGACGGAGTCCTCTTTTACGACGGCCCCGGCCATGACCTGATGGCCGCCGCGCGCTGCGCAGTCGGCGCAAGCGGCACGATCACCGTCGAATCACTGCTTCTCGGCTGTTATATGGTCGTCACCTACAAGCTGAATCCGATATCGGCGCTCGTTGGCCGCTGCGTCGTCAAGACGCCCTTTTACGCGATGGCCAACATCCTCGCCGGCGAAGAGATGTTCCCCGAGCTGCTGCAGGAGAAAGCCACCGTAAAAAACATTCTCGAACATACTCTCGCGTGGCTGGAGGACGGCGGGGACTTCCGCGAAAATACAAAAAAGACCATGAAACGCACCCTGCTCACGCTCGGCGAAGAGGGCGTATACGATTTCTGGAGCAGGCGCATAATGGAGGCCGCCGCCAATGCTTAA
- the lpxI gene encoding UDP-2,3-diacylglucosamine diphosphatase LpxI (LpxI, functionally equivalent to LpxH, replaces it in LPS biosynthesis in a minority of bacteria.) — protein sequence MDNQIALIAGEGSLPVVIASRLTNNGNPPVVYSIRESIGELSKYALDVINITKPDFGFTIKDMKKRGVKSIIMAGTVSKTLVFKPSLFDLTTQRFLAGLLFRDDHSILGAIVDFLEKEGFSVLSYRDIVPDLLAKSGHIAGRTPTKEELDDADYGFSICRAVVPLSFGQTVIVNKRSVVAVEAMEGTDATLLRAGSLCKGGTVAKMMRLDQDERYDIPTVGPDTLRHMAQAKLNCLALHAGWTLILEPEEFQAVAEKENISVIGVEVCRSL from the coding sequence TTGGATAACCAGATAGCTCTTATCGCCGGTGAGGGATCGCTTCCCGTTGTGATAGCAAGCAGGCTGACGAATAACGGCAATCCGCCGGTCGTCTATTCTATCCGGGAGAGTATCGGCGAGCTGTCTAAGTACGCGCTTGACGTTATAAACATTACCAAACCAGACTTTGGCTTTACGATAAAGGACATGAAGAAGCGCGGCGTGAAGAGCATCATCATGGCGGGAACGGTATCGAAGACTCTCGTCTTCAAACCCTCGCTCTTCGACCTCACCACGCAGCGTTTCCTCGCGGGGCTGCTCTTCCGCGACGACCATTCGATCCTCGGGGCGATCGTCGATTTCCTTGAGAAAGAGGGGTTCAGCGTGCTCAGCTACCGTGACATCGTCCCCGACCTGCTCGCGAAGAGCGGGCATATCGCGGGACGGACGCCGACCAAGGAGGAGCTGGACGACGCCGATTACGGTTTTTCGATCTGCAGGGCCGTGGTGCCGCTCTCATTCGGACAGACCGTCATCGTCAACAAACGTTCGGTGGTCGCCGTGGAGGCGATGGAGGGAACGGACGCGACCCTGCTTCGCGCCGGCTCCCTCTGCAAGGGCGGCACGGTCGCCAAGATGATGCGCCTCGACCAGGACGAGCGTTACGACATTCCCACCGTCGGCCCCGACACACTGCGTCACATGGCGCAGGCAAAACTGAATTGTCTCGCGCTTCACGCGGGATGGACGCTGATCCTGGAACCGGAAGAGTTCCAGGCCGTCGCCGAAAAAGAAAATATCTCCGTGATAGGTGTCGAAGTTTGTCGATCTTTATAA
- a CDS encoding Synerg-CTERM sorting domain-containing protein: KDNPVKTDKNVPADVKPATPVITPATAENARALAKSADVKEGFFTATADGNITVDPVIAKTAMVSVMSDDAAVAPKTIVTLPVITAAISDGKVAALAMKTTGAQLGAAANNIVSDITLIKILRDGTGAKFGYTAEPAGYADQSFTLKNVEGNNLAFTDKIDPTATYTLILFVKDNGEFDYDKTMGSVIDPVAMAMNEAKAPKPSGGSSSGCSAGVGVLALLALLPLAAARRRK, from the coding sequence AAAAGGATAACCCAGTGAAGACGGACAAGAACGTACCGGCAGATGTGAAGCCGGCGACACCAGTCATCACTCCGGCGACGGCAGAGAACGCCAGAGCCCTCGCGAAAAGCGCGGACGTTAAGGAAGGTTTCTTCACCGCGACGGCTGACGGCAACATCACGGTCGACCCCGTGATCGCAAAGACGGCCATGGTTTCCGTAATGTCGGACGACGCGGCGGTGGCTCCGAAGACGATCGTAACTCTGCCCGTCATCACGGCGGCGATTAGCGACGGCAAAGTCGCGGCTCTCGCGATGAAGACGACCGGCGCTCAGCTTGGCGCGGCGGCAAACAATATAGTCAGCGACATCACGCTCATCAAAATACTTAGGGACGGGACAGGCGCGAAGTTCGGCTATACCGCGGAGCCGGCCGGCTACGCCGACCAGAGCTTCACGCTCAAAAACGTGGAGGGAAACAATCTCGCCTTTACCGACAAAATCGATCCGACCGCGACATACACGCTCATACTCTTCGTCAAGGATAATGGAGAGTTCGACTACGACAAAACCATGGGCAGCGTAATCGACCCCGTGGCGATGGCGATGAACGAGGCGAAGGCGCCGAAACCCTCCGGCGGTTCAAGCAGCGGCTGCTCCGCGGGTGTGGGAGTCTTAGCACTGCTGGCGCTGCTGCCGCTCGCGGCGGCAAGACGCAGGAAGTAA